The following are from one region of the Deinococcus seoulensis genome:
- a CDS encoding phosphoglucomutase/phosphomannomutase family protein: MKLSFGTDGWRGVIADEFTFANVGRVARAHAQALLDAGGRSAVVAHDTRFLGGAFARSAGETLQAAGLDVTVLKGATPTPALSYAVRAGGHAGGVMITASHNPGQYQGYKLKGSYGGSATPALVAEVEARLDGPATPRAAGGLNEADVRSEYLGALARLVDTEAIRRAGLPVYHDAMHGAAGGWIEAFTREYLGVPFHGLRAAPDPLFGGVNPEPITQNLKATMQAMRDVSGPAFAMVTDGDADRIGAVLSGGRFFNSHQIFAVLLHHLASQGKRGIVVRTVSTSGIIERLAQHHGLRVMQTPVGFKYITEAFLHGEAHPEDTVLIGGEESGGIGVQGHVPERDGLLNGLLLQEAVAATGLGLDEQFAQIEALVDFRHHYDRVDLHLPRPIDRAALMDDVAGLGSLGGHAVQEVVTLDGVKLVFAGGYGMVRASGTEPVVRLYVEAPSDAEVQGILNELRERTLRHLPG; the protein is encoded by the coding sequence ATGAAGCTTTCTTTCGGCACGGACGGCTGGCGCGGCGTGATCGCCGACGAGTTCACCTTCGCCAACGTGGGCCGGGTGGCCCGCGCGCACGCGCAGGCGCTGCTGGACGCCGGGGGCCGCTCGGCAGTCGTGGCGCACGACACGCGCTTCCTGGGCGGCGCGTTCGCCCGTTCGGCCGGTGAGACCTTGCAGGCGGCGGGGCTGGACGTGACGGTCCTGAAGGGCGCCACGCCCACCCCGGCGCTGTCGTACGCGGTGCGGGCCGGGGGGCACGCGGGCGGCGTGATGATCACCGCCAGCCATAACCCCGGTCAGTACCAGGGGTACAAACTCAAGGGTTCGTACGGGGGGAGCGCCACGCCCGCGCTGGTCGCCGAGGTCGAGGCGCGGCTGGACGGCCCGGCCACGCCCCGCGCCGCCGGAGGGCTGAACGAGGCGGACGTGCGTAGCGAATACCTGGGTGCGCTGGCGCGGCTGGTGGATACGGAAGCGATCCGCCGGGCGGGCCTGCCGGTGTACCACGACGCCATGCACGGCGCTGCCGGAGGCTGGATCGAGGCGTTCACGCGCGAGTACCTGGGCGTGCCGTTCCACGGGCTGCGGGCCGCGCCGGACCCGCTGTTCGGGGGCGTGAACCCGGAGCCGATCACGCAGAACCTGAAGGCCACCATGCAGGCCATGCGGGACGTGAGCGGCCCGGCGTTCGCGATGGTCACGGACGGCGACGCCGATCGGATCGGGGCGGTGCTGTCGGGCGGGCGGTTCTTCAACAGTCACCAGATCTTCGCGGTGCTGCTGCATCACCTCGCCTCGCAGGGCAAAAGGGGGATCGTGGTGCGGACGGTCTCCACGAGCGGCATCATCGAGCGGCTCGCGCAGCATCACGGGCTGCGGGTCATGCAGACGCCGGTGGGGTTCAAGTACATCACCGAGGCGTTCCTGCATGGCGAGGCCCACCCGGAGGACACCGTACTGATCGGCGGTGAGGAATCCGGCGGGATCGGCGTGCAGGGGCACGTGCCCGAGCGTGACGGGCTGCTGAACGGCCTGCTGCTTCAGGAGGCGGTGGCAGCGACCGGCCTGGGCCTGGACGAGCAGTTCGCGCAGATCGAGGCGCTGGTGGATTTCCGGCACCACTACGACCGGGTGGACCTGCACCTGCCGCGTCCCATCGACCGGGCGGCCCTGATGGACGACGTGGCGGGCCTGGGGTCGCTGGGCGGTCACGCCGTGCAGGAGGTCGTCACGCTGGACGGCGTGAAACTGGTGTTCGCGGGCGGGTACGGGATGGTCCGGGCGTCCGGGACCGAGCCGGTCGTGCGCCTGTACGTGGAGGCTCCCAGTGACGCCGAGGTGCAGGGCATCCTGAACGAACTGCGTGAGCGGACGCTGCGGCACCTGCCGGGCTGA
- a CDS encoding S8 family peptidase — protein sequence MNARLMPAALALTLALAACGTTPTATHTDGSGGALSSVRGSQNANAIAGQYIVVLKDGSVQVPVTVQSVGGPLNDHLNAQAVTSLISSLNLDPQGADINHVYTSALSGFSGKLSAQNLATLQADPRVDYIEQDQVMVSTATQSGATWGLDRIDQRNLPLSGSYVYTRTGSGVNSYVLDTGINTAHTNFGGRAIWGGNFTGDGVNSDCQGHGTHVAGTVGSSTWGVAKSTQLWAVKVLGCDGTGANSGIISALDAVVAHNVSARKVVNMSLGPQSRSVSDALDAAVNRANSSNVMVVVAAGNSGDDSCYYSPARASGAIAVGATTSTDARASFSNYGSCVDIFAPGNSITSTWIGSTTATNTISGTSMASPHVAGAVALILQANPTASSATVRSLLLNATTANKVTSAGTGSPNRLLYTSSF from the coding sequence ATGAACGCACGACTGATGCCCGCCGCCCTTGCCCTGACCCTCGCCCTCGCCGCCTGCGGCACCACGCCCACCGCCACCCACACCGACGGCAGCGGCGGCGCCCTGAGCAGCGTCCGTGGCAGCCAGAACGCGAACGCCATCGCCGGGCAGTACATCGTGGTCCTCAAGGACGGCAGCGTGCAGGTGCCGGTCACCGTGCAGAGCGTCGGCGGTCCCCTGAACGACCACCTGAACGCCCAGGCCGTCACCAGCCTGATCAGCAGCCTGAACCTCGACCCGCAGGGCGCCGACATCAACCACGTGTACACCAGCGCCCTCAGCGGCTTCTCCGGGAAACTCAGCGCCCAGAACCTCGCCACACTGCAGGCCGACCCGCGCGTGGACTACATCGAGCAGGACCAGGTCATGGTCAGCACCGCCACCCAGAGCGGCGCCACCTGGGGCCTGGACCGCATTGACCAGCGCAACCTGCCCCTGAGCGGCTCGTACGTGTACACCCGCACCGGCAGCGGCGTGAACTCGTACGTCCTGGACACCGGCATCAACACGGCGCACACCAACTTCGGCGGGCGCGCCATCTGGGGCGGGAACTTCACAGGTGACGGCGTGAACAGCGACTGCCAGGGGCACGGCACGCACGTCGCCGGGACGGTCGGCAGCAGCACCTGGGGCGTCGCCAAGAGCACGCAACTGTGGGCCGTGAAAGTCCTGGGCTGCGACGGCACCGGCGCGAACAGCGGCATCATCTCCGCACTGGACGCCGTCGTGGCGCACAACGTCTCGGCCCGCAAGGTCGTGAACATGAGCCTCGGCCCGCAAAGCCGCTCGGTCAGCGACGCCCTGGACGCCGCCGTGAACCGCGCCAACAGCAGCAACGTCATGGTCGTCGTGGCCGCCGGGAACAGCGGCGACGACTCCTGCTACTACAGTCCCGCCCGTGCCAGCGGCGCCATCGCCGTCGGCGCGACCACCAGCACCGACGCCCGCGCCAGCTTCAGCAACTACGGCAGTTGCGTGGACATCTTCGCGCCCGGCAACTCCATCACCAGCACCTGGATCGGCAGCACCACCGCCACCAACACCATCAGCGGCACCTCCATGGCCTCCCCACACGTGGCGGGCGCCGTCGCCCTGATCCTGCAGGCCAACCCCACCGCCAGCAGCGCCACCGTCCGCAGCCTCCTGCTGAACGCCACCACCGCGAACAAGGTCACGTCCGCCGGGACCGGCAGCCCCAACCGACTGCTGTACACCAGCAGCTTCTGA